One window of the Thermofilum sp. genome contains the following:
- a CDS encoding ABC transporter ATP-binding protein, translated as MARVEVKNLLKRFGKVVAVDRVSFEVKDGEFMVLLGPSGCGKTTTLRLIAGLETPDDGEIYIGDRLVNDLPPKDRDIAMVFQNYALYPHMKVYDNIAFPLKIRKLPKEEIDKRVREVAKLLRIEELLDRYPRQLSGGQQQRVALGRALVRKPQVFLMDEPLSNLDAKLRVYMRAELKRLQRELGITTIYVTHDQAEAMTMADRVAVMNEGKVMQLASPHELYYKPANTFVAGFIGAPAMNFIDASVDVRDGEAFLDTGVFRIKLPRSMSEVLLKAGPPSEVIFGIRPEHITVSKEPIPGGFKVEVFVTEPLGSETIIDFRHMDQLVKAKYPGPFEAMPGDTIYVAFQLEMAHIFDKKTGKVIA; from the coding sequence GTGGCTCGGGTCGAGGTGAAGAATCTTCTAAAGCGGTTTGGAAAAGTGGTTGCTGTAGACAGGGTTTCGTTCGAGGTGAAGGACGGCGAGTTCATGGTCTTGCTGGGACCCAGCGGCTGCGGTAAGACCACTACGCTCCGCTTGATCGCCGGCCTGGAGACGCCTGACGACGGTGAGATCTACATCGGCGACCGTCTGGTGAACGACTTGCCCCCCAAGGACAGGGACATCGCGATGGTCTTCCAGAACTACGCTCTCTACCCCCACATGAAGGTTTACGACAACATCGCGTTCCCGCTGAAGATCCGGAAGCTCCCAAAGGAGGAGATCGACAAGAGGGTTAGGGAGGTCGCGAAACTCCTGAGAATCGAGGAGCTCCTCGACAGGTACCCGAGGCAGCTGAGCGGTGGGCAGCAGCAGAGAGTAGCGCTTGGAAGAGCTCTCGTGAGGAAGCCCCAAGTCTTCCTGATGGATGAGCCGCTCAGCAACCTCGACGCGAAGCTGAGAGTCTACATGAGGGCTGAGCTGAAGAGGCTGCAGAGAGAGCTCGGCATCACCACGATCTACGTCACCCACGACCAGGCGGAAGCCATGACGATGGCGGACCGCGTCGCGGTGATGAACGAGGGTAAGGTGATGCAGCTCGCCTCCCCCCACGAGCTTTACTACAAGCCCGCCAACACCTTCGTAGCAGGCTTCATCGGAGCCCCAGCGATGAACTTCATTGACGCGAGCGTGGATGTCAGGGATGGTGAAGCTTTCCTGGATACAGGAGTCTTCAGGATAAAGCTGCCTAGAAGCATGTCCGAGGTTCTGCTCAAAGCCGGCCCGCCGAGCGAGGTAATCTTCGGCATCAGACCTGAGCACATTACCGTCTCGAAGGAGCCGATCCCCGGGGGCTTCAAGGTAGAGGTGTTCGTCACAGAGCCGCTCGGCTCGGAGACAATAATCGACTTCCGGCACATGGACCAGCTCGTCAAGGCGAAGTACCCCGGCCCCTTCGAGGCAATGCCAGGCGATACGATCTACGTAGCGTTCCAGCTCGAAATGGCGCACATCTTCGACAAGAAGACCGGGAAAGTTATCGCTTAA
- a CDS encoding molybdopterin-dependent oxidoreductase: MAASQLVRTVCPRDCYDTCHVEALVLNGRLAATQPSPTNPLTQGFLCARGRADPARVYSRERVLHPHVREGPKPGRFFRRVSWQKALDLVEEKLREVLEEHGPQAVLHVEYAGNMGLLTWYYPQRFWNAVGAAKTDYSICSKSGHEAISLHYGLSYGRLPWEVPEARLLVFWGFNAPVSSPHLWLLAKKARASGAVVAAVDVRRSEVAAQSDLWLRPAPGTDVALAYGVARAMIVNGWVDGEFIRQWTVGYEQFREEALRWTPERVESLTGVPWRLVEELARLYCERRPSITFIGFGVQKSAHGAEAARAVSLLPALAGVHRGFYYSNSRGWLFDVSEITGEKLAKPSRVVSQVSLAELVEKGEFKFIFVYNSDIVLTLPGSGKLREGLSRPDVFVVVHDTHWCATSDYADVVLPAPTYLEKDDVVIPYSHDLVMLSRRAVEPLGESRSEVWLACELARRLKLPEWVCEDPFDLLRRALSGALEGSFDALLRGEVLRLRRRHLEEYQTPSGKIELYSSKALQLGLNPLPEQPEPPGREGFFVLINTATPLYTHTQFRDVYGPIPAIVHVNPEDARSLGVADGEAVELCSEEGCVAVKTVLTDSVPRGVLWAPRQHVGLNGAPLNTLVSTATQRIGGGPVFNSTLVRLRRSPQPASALSSKPGLLAT, encoded by the coding sequence GTGGCAGCTTCGCAGCTAGTGCGGACCGTGTGCCCGAGAGACTGCTACGACACATGCCATGTGGAAGCCTTGGTCTTGAACGGCAGGCTTGCCGCAACCCAGCCCTCCCCTACGAACCCCCTCACGCAGGGTTTCCTGTGCGCTAGGGGGCGGGCAGACCCCGCGCGAGTGTACTCGCGGGAGAGGGTCCTCCACCCTCACGTGCGCGAGGGCCCGAAGCCGGGGAGATTTTTCCGCAGGGTTAGCTGGCAGAAGGCTCTGGACCTCGTCGAGGAGAAGCTCAGGGAGGTTTTAGAGGAGCATGGCCCTCAGGCTGTCCTCCACGTCGAGTACGCCGGGAACATGGGGCTGCTCACCTGGTACTACCCCCAGCGCTTCTGGAACGCGGTCGGCGCGGCGAAGACTGACTACAGCATCTGCAGCAAGAGCGGCCACGAGGCAATATCCCTCCACTACGGCCTCTCCTACGGGAGGCTCCCCTGGGAGGTTCCCGAAGCGAGGCTCCTAGTCTTCTGGGGGTTCAACGCGCCGGTGAGCTCACCGCACTTGTGGCTTCTCGCCAAGAAGGCGCGCGCGTCGGGCGCGGTGGTCGCTGCTGTGGATGTAAGGAGGAGCGAGGTAGCTGCCCAGAGCGACTTGTGGCTGCGGCCAGCCCCCGGGACGGATGTCGCGCTAGCGTACGGGGTGGCGAGGGCGATGATCGTTAACGGCTGGGTTGACGGGGAGTTCATCCGGCAGTGGACCGTGGGGTACGAGCAGTTCAGGGAGGAGGCTCTCCGCTGGACCCCCGAGAGGGTTGAAAGCTTGACTGGAGTTCCCTGGCGCCTCGTCGAGGAGCTCGCGCGGCTGTACTGCGAGAGGAGGCCCAGCATCACCTTCATCGGATTCGGCGTCCAGAAGAGCGCGCACGGCGCGGAAGCTGCGCGCGCGGTCTCCCTGCTCCCGGCGCTCGCGGGGGTTCACAGGGGCTTCTACTACTCGAACAGCAGGGGGTGGCTTTTCGACGTGAGCGAGATAACCGGGGAGAAGCTGGCGAAGCCGTCGCGGGTAGTGAGCCAGGTGTCTCTCGCGGAGCTCGTGGAGAAAGGCGAGTTCAAGTTCATCTTCGTCTACAACTCGGATATTGTGCTCACTCTGCCGGGCAGCGGGAAGCTCCGTGAAGGCCTCTCGAGGCCCGACGTCTTCGTCGTGGTGCACGATACTCACTGGTGCGCTACCAGCGACTACGCGGACGTCGTCCTGCCGGCTCCGACCTACCTGGAGAAGGACGATGTCGTGATCCCCTACAGCCACGACCTCGTGATGCTCTCGAGGAGGGCTGTGGAGCCTCTGGGGGAGAGTAGGAGCGAGGTGTGGCTCGCCTGCGAGCTTGCGCGGAGGCTGAAGCTACCGGAGTGGGTCTGCGAAGACCCCTTCGACCTGCTGAGGCGCGCGCTCAGTGGGGCGCTCGAAGGGTCTTTCGACGCCTTGCTCCGCGGCGAGGTGCTCAGGCTCAGGAGGAGGCATTTGGAGGAGTACCAAACCCCTTCGGGCAAGATCGAGCTCTACTCCTCTAAAGCGCTCCAGCTGGGCTTGAACCCTCTCCCGGAGCAGCCTGAGCCGCCTGGTAGGGAGGGCTTCTTCGTGCTCATCAACACCGCGACCCCCCTCTACACGCACACACAGTTCCGCGACGTGTACGGCCCGATACCGGCAATCGTCCACGTTAACCCGGAGGATGCTAGGAGCCTGGGAGTAGCTGACGGGGAGGCTGTGGAGCTCTGCAGCGAGGAAGGGTGCGTCGCCGTGAAAACCGTTCTAACAGACAGCGTGCCGAGAGGCGTGCTCTGGGCTCCGAGGCAGCACGTAGGGCTCAACGGCGCCCCGCTGAACACGCTGGTGAGCACAGCTACCCAGAGGATAGGTGGCGGACCTGTGTTTAACTCGACGCTCGTGCGCTTAAGGAGATCGCCCCAGCCCGCTAGCGCGCTCAGCAGCAAACCCGGGCTGCTGGCAACCTAG
- a CDS encoding 50S ribosomal protein L35ae: protein MTAAGRKAYILSYQRGCKTQNERYAIVEVEGVSSRSEACALIGRKVVWKNPISGELFTGRIVDVHGCSGRLRARFAKPLPGQAIGSEAKVF, encoded by the coding sequence ATGACCGCTGCCGGGCGCAAGGCGTACATCCTCAGCTACCAGAGGGGCTGCAAAACCCAGAACGAGCGCTACGCGATAGTGGAGGTTGAGGGTGTTTCCAGCAGGAGCGAGGCTTGCGCTTTAATCGGGAGGAAAGTGGTCTGGAAGAACCCGATCAGCGGGGAGCTTTTCACAGGCAGGATCGTCGACGTCCACGGCTGCTCAGGCAGGCTGAGAGCACGCTTCGCGAAACCTCTACCAGGTCAAGCCATCGGCAGCGAAGCCAAAGTCTTCTGA
- a CDS encoding ferredoxin — protein MRKVKVTVDRAKCISCGAAPSVCPDVFVLGDDNSKNRVVEKYTVEFSSEVSVGVIPEELLECAKLGASACPVEAIKVEVVE, from the coding sequence GTGCGGAAAGTGAAAGTTACTGTTGACCGCGCAAAGTGCATATCCTGCGGAGCAGCTCCGTCGGTCTGCCCGGATGTGTTCGTCCTGGGAGATGATAACTCGAAGAACAGGGTTGTCGAGAAGTACACTGTCGAGTTTTCAAGCGAAGTATCCGTTGGAGTGATCCCCGAGGAGCTTTTAGAGTGCGCGAAGTTGGGCGCCAGCGCCTGCCCCGTTGAAGCGATCAAAGTCGAGGTGGTTGAGTAG
- a CDS encoding mechanosensitive ion channel, translating to MGEASPAKGVRRELLGLVTWIALYIVVSALILTALPSYFPQLAEPIKDYSSYITIGLSLFFGYMIVSSVAGILYWSLRLRYPHSTAAAVRSMVKILGIGALAAAIAGGAAGGAAGVALGGFIGMVVGFASQQVLGQAIAGLFVLIARPIRIGDKVTVAGETGTVQDISTLFTTIEKEDGTIALIPNNMLVGSKIYIIRRA from the coding sequence ATGGGGGAAGCTAGCCCAGCCAAAGGCGTGAGGAGGGAGCTTCTGGGCCTCGTCACCTGGATCGCCCTGTACATAGTAGTCTCTGCCCTTATCCTGACGGCGCTGCCGTCCTACTTCCCGCAGCTAGCCGAACCGATCAAGGACTACTCCTCCTACATCACCATAGGGCTATCGCTGTTCTTCGGCTACATGATCGTGAGCAGTGTTGCCGGAATCCTCTACTGGTCCCTGCGCCTCCGCTACCCCCACTCCACTGCAGCAGCTGTGCGCAGCATGGTAAAGATCCTCGGTATCGGAGCCCTAGCGGCTGCTATAGCCGGCGGGGCAGCCGGCGGGGCGGCGGGAGTCGCGCTGGGCGGCTTCATAGGCATGGTGGTAGGCTTCGCTTCGCAGCAGGTGCTCGGCCAGGCGATAGCGGGCCTCTTCGTCCTCATAGCGAGGCCGATCAGAATAGGCGATAAAGTCACTGTCGCCGGGGAGACAGGAACGGTTCAAGACATCAGCACCCTCTTCACGACGATCGAGAAGGAGGACGGCACGATCGCGCTGATACCCAACAACATGCTGGTGGGCTCTAAGATCTACATTATCAGAAGGGCTTAA
- a CDS encoding alpha-glucosidase/alpha-galactosidase, which produces MTKVKISVIGAGSVAWSSKLIHDLLHTPELYGSKVYLMDINEERLRLTKALADSYMAEVGGRYDFIATMDRREAIRDADFVINTAMYGGHLYYEKMRRISEKHGYYRGVNSTEWNMVSDYHTIWGYYQWRLAMDIARDVEELAPDAWLIQMANPVFELTTLLSRETKLKVIGLCHGHLGYKEIASALGLNPAEVEFEAIGFNHVIWLTKFKYQGEDAYPLIDRWIEEESAKYWERWRREQSNPFDIQMSPAAVDMYRSYGLFPVGDTVRGGTWKYHWNLETKQRWYGPTGGPDSEIGWEIYLTHGEAWLEEIAEIVRAGKPLAPLFPKGRTDESVVPLMRSIAADEPAVYQVNVLNKGAVEGLPHDIAVEIPAEVGKDVRRPAGLKLPGRILKLVLWPRMLRAEMALEAFLEGGRQVLIDWLMLDPRTKSEKQAEEAWEEILKMPENREMADHYRG; this is translated from the coding sequence GTGACCAAGGTTAAGATCAGCGTTATAGGCGCCGGCTCCGTCGCCTGGAGCTCGAAGCTCATCCACGACCTTCTCCACACGCCCGAGCTCTACGGGAGCAAAGTGTACCTGATGGACATCAACGAGGAGAGGTTGAGGCTGACTAAAGCCCTAGCGGACAGCTACATGGCGGAGGTGGGCGGCCGCTACGACTTCATCGCCACGATGGATAGGAGGGAGGCGATCAGAGATGCCGACTTCGTGATTAACACGGCGATGTACGGTGGCCACCTGTACTACGAGAAGATGAGGAGAATCTCGGAGAAGCACGGCTACTACCGCGGCGTGAACAGCACCGAGTGGAACATGGTCTCGGACTACCACACGATCTGGGGCTACTACCAGTGGCGGCTCGCCATGGATATCGCGAGGGATGTTGAAGAGCTCGCGCCCGACGCCTGGCTTATCCAGATGGCCAACCCCGTCTTCGAGCTCACCACCCTCCTCTCCAGGGAGACGAAGCTGAAGGTTATCGGGCTGTGCCACGGCCACCTCGGCTACAAGGAGATTGCGAGCGCGCTCGGCCTCAACCCTGCGGAGGTCGAGTTCGAGGCGATCGGTTTCAACCACGTGATCTGGCTCACGAAGTTCAAGTACCAGGGGGAAGACGCGTACCCTCTAATCGACCGCTGGATCGAGGAAGAGTCCGCGAAGTACTGGGAGAGGTGGAGGCGGGAGCAGTCCAACCCCTTCGACATTCAGATGTCGCCCGCCGCGGTGGACATGTACAGGAGCTACGGGCTCTTCCCAGTCGGCGACACGGTGCGGGGAGGAACTTGGAAGTATCACTGGAACCTTGAGACGAAGCAGCGCTGGTACGGCCCGACCGGGGGGCCTGACAGCGAGATCGGCTGGGAGATCTACCTGACCCACGGGGAAGCGTGGCTGGAGGAGATCGCGGAGATCGTAAGGGCTGGAAAGCCGCTCGCACCTCTCTTCCCCAAGGGCAGGACGGACGAGAGCGTTGTCCCGCTCATGCGCTCGATAGCGGCTGACGAGCCCGCAGTGTACCAGGTGAACGTGCTGAACAAGGGAGCGGTCGAGGGGTTGCCGCACGACATAGCGGTGGAGATCCCGGCGGAGGTGGGGAAGGATGTCAGAAGGCCCGCGGGCCTCAAGCTCCCGGGCAGGATCCTCAAGCTGGTGCTCTGGCCTAGGATGCTTAGGGCCGAGATGGCGCTCGAGGCTTTCCTCGAGGGAGGCAGGCAGGTGCTCATCGACTGGCTCATGCTCGACCCGCGGACGAAGAGCGAGAAGCAGGCGGAAGAAGCCTGGGAGGAGATCTTGAAAATGCCCGAGAACAGGGAGATGGCTGACCACTACAGAGGGTGA
- a CDS encoding 2-oxoacid:ferredoxin oxidoreductase subunit alpha: MREVRFLLGGPQGGGVETAMMVLLRALAEAGYGVLASREYFSNIVGRHSYVLARACSSGAPLSLSYPVHVVAAMDAETVFTHAFDLARRGVLVLDRDAYGRRLSEIASMEDYTRERIRRRLTALGLGEDLPSLLSHLVSNAGVRVVSFSFREVLSRAGEKAGLSPALLSRYLSSVIAGAVASLLGLSRAHVERAFRQQFRGREDLVKSNLAVLDEVSREVESSGVKIEVDKPEVKPGKYLLVSGNDAVAMGKVVGGLRFQSYYPITPAADESVFLERVSYAEHAGPLLGPILVLQTEDEIAAIASAIGAALAGVRSATSTSGPGFDLMVEGLSYAGMNEVPVVITYYQRGGPSTGQPTRGAQSDLLSAVFAGHGEFARVVISSGDHEEAFYDAVEAFNIAEKFQVPVIHLLDKFLANSVALIPLPDVELVRIDRGSLVASPGPGYKRFSAESPVSPRAPLGSAVMWYTGDEHDEYGHIVEDPENRERMYRKRIEKMELVRRELPRERKLTYHGAGNPDFLVVGWGSVKGAAVEALRELDARGFRGGYLNLKLLWPLPSEEVREVLAKAKEVIAVEHSYGALVSKLLMMEAGVKVSKAVVKYTGRPITLGELVSALERILVGGEERVVLTYGA, from the coding sequence GTGAGGGAGGTTAGGTTCCTCCTCGGTGGGCCGCAGGGGGGCGGCGTAGAGACCGCGATGATGGTTCTCTTGAGGGCTCTTGCAGAGGCAGGCTACGGCGTGCTCGCGAGCAGAGAGTACTTCTCGAACATCGTTGGTAGGCACAGCTACGTGCTTGCCCGCGCTTGCTCGAGCGGCGCACCCCTCTCGCTGAGCTACCCAGTGCACGTGGTTGCGGCAATGGACGCTGAGACTGTGTTTACTCACGCTTTCGACTTAGCGCGGAGAGGAGTTCTGGTACTCGACAGGGATGCTTACGGGAGGAGGTTGAGCGAAATCGCGAGCATGGAGGACTACACGCGCGAGAGAATCAGGAGGAGGCTGACCGCTCTCGGGCTCGGCGAGGACCTCCCCTCCCTCCTAAGCCACCTGGTGTCGAACGCCGGCGTGAGAGTCGTCTCCTTCAGCTTCAGGGAAGTCCTCTCGAGAGCGGGCGAGAAAGCTGGGCTGAGCCCCGCGCTTCTCAGCCGCTACCTGAGCTCGGTCATCGCTGGGGCTGTAGCTAGCTTGCTCGGCCTGAGCCGGGCACATGTCGAGCGCGCGTTCAGGCAGCAGTTCAGGGGGAGGGAGGACCTCGTGAAGAGCAACCTGGCTGTGCTCGATGAGGTTTCCCGAGAGGTGGAGTCCAGCGGGGTGAAGATCGAGGTGGATAAGCCGGAGGTGAAGCCGGGAAAGTACCTGCTAGTCTCGGGTAACGACGCGGTCGCCATGGGGAAAGTGGTCGGCGGACTCAGGTTCCAGAGCTACTACCCGATCACCCCGGCAGCGGATGAGAGTGTTTTCCTGGAGAGGGTGAGCTACGCCGAGCACGCGGGACCCCTCCTCGGGCCCATTCTCGTACTGCAGACAGAGGACGAGATAGCGGCGATAGCTTCTGCGATCGGCGCAGCCCTGGCGGGCGTGAGGAGTGCTACCTCGACGAGCGGGCCTGGGTTCGACCTCATGGTGGAGGGCCTCTCGTACGCGGGCATGAACGAGGTGCCTGTTGTGATCACCTACTACCAGAGGGGTGGCCCCAGCACTGGCCAGCCGACGAGGGGTGCTCAGAGCGACTTGCTCAGCGCGGTGTTCGCGGGCCACGGCGAGTTCGCTAGAGTGGTGATTAGCTCGGGGGACCACGAGGAAGCGTTCTACGACGCGGTCGAGGCGTTCAACATCGCCGAGAAGTTCCAGGTTCCTGTAATCCACCTGCTAGACAAGTTTCTCGCGAACAGCGTCGCTCTCATCCCCCTCCCCGACGTCGAGCTGGTGAGGATCGATAGAGGTAGCTTGGTGGCCAGCCCGGGACCTGGCTACAAGAGGTTTAGCGCCGAGTCTCCCGTGTCGCCGCGGGCACCTCTGGGCAGCGCGGTGATGTGGTACACGGGTGATGAGCACGACGAGTACGGGCACATCGTCGAGGACCCTGAGAACCGTGAGAGAATGTACCGGAAGAGGATTGAGAAGATGGAGCTCGTTAGGCGGGAGCTTCCTAGAGAGCGGAAGCTCACCTACCACGGGGCTGGAAACCCAGACTTCCTGGTGGTCGGTTGGGGGAGCGTTAAGGGAGCAGCGGTGGAAGCGCTCAGGGAGCTTGATGCGAGGGGCTTTAGAGGTGGCTACCTGAACCTCAAGCTCCTCTGGCCCCTCCCCTCGGAGGAGGTGAGGGAGGTTCTCGCGAAAGCTAAGGAGGTGATCGCTGTCGAGCACAGCTACGGGGCTCTCGTGTCGAAGCTCTTGATGATGGAGGCTGGCGTGAAAGTCAGCAAAGCTGTGGTGAAGTACACGGGGAGGCCGATCACTCTCGGCGAGCTCGTCAGCGCTCTGGAGAGGATACTGGTAGGCGGGGAGGAGAGGGTGGTGCTCACCTATGGCGCGTAG
- a CDS encoding 2-oxoacid:ferredoxin oxidoreductase subunit beta, with protein MARSPQEYRSKIWADWCPGCGNYGILSALTQALAELELDPRTTVVVSGIGCSGKIPHFVNVAGVHTLHGRAIPFATGIKLANPNLTVIVHGGDGDLLGIGAGHFVALGRRNLDLTVVLHDNRVYGLTKGQASPTLPYGVRTKALARPNIHFAVNPVALAIASGYTFVARSYALDVKHLKEILKRAVRFRGAAFVDVLQPCPTFNDVHTPEYYRRITYYLDERGWDPLVRDPEEAEEKVQRAFRLALEEEKLALGVFYENPHVPTFEERVSSAVPAYRHATPASSPVEREGRTVVSREAFLQLFKDYVVEVE; from the coding sequence ATGGCGCGTAGCCCGCAGGAGTACAGGTCGAAGATCTGGGCTGACTGGTGCCCTGGCTGCGGCAACTACGGCATCCTCTCAGCCCTAACGCAGGCTCTAGCCGAGCTCGAGCTCGACCCGAGGACGACTGTCGTGGTCTCGGGCATCGGGTGCTCCGGCAAGATTCCTCACTTCGTTAACGTTGCGGGAGTTCACACTTTGCACGGCCGCGCGATCCCCTTCGCCACGGGAATCAAGCTCGCCAACCCTAACCTCACGGTCATCGTGCACGGAGGGGACGGGGACCTGCTCGGCATCGGTGCAGGGCACTTCGTCGCGCTAGGCAGGAGGAACCTGGACTTGACGGTGGTACTCCACGATAACAGGGTGTACGGGCTAACGAAGGGTCAAGCCTCTCCGACTCTGCCCTATGGTGTGAGGACGAAGGCTCTCGCCAGGCCTAACATCCACTTCGCCGTCAACCCTGTCGCCCTGGCTATCGCTTCCGGCTACACGTTCGTGGCGAGGAGCTACGCTCTCGACGTGAAGCACTTGAAAGAGATTTTGAAGCGCGCGGTCCGCTTCAGGGGGGCAGCCTTCGTCGACGTGCTGCAGCCCTGCCCCACCTTCAACGATGTCCACACTCCAGAGTACTACAGGCGGATCACCTACTACCTGGACGAGCGGGGCTGGGACCCGCTCGTCAGAGACCCCGAGGAGGCGGAAGAGAAGGTTCAGCGCGCGTTCAGGCTTGCTCTCGAGGAGGAGAAGCTAGCTCTCGGAGTCTTCTACGAGAACCCCCACGTGCCCACCTTCGAGGAAAGAGTATCCTCAGCGGTCCCGGCGTACCGGCATGCTACGCCGGCAAGCTCCCCCGTGGAGCGCGAGGGGAGAACTGTAGTCTCCCGCGAGGCTTTTCTCCAGCTTTTCAAGGACTACGTCGTGGAAGTCGAGTAG
- a CDS encoding PRC-barrel domain-containing protein translates to MSVQRSELIGKRVYDQQAKLIGEVVDVVLKIGEKEISLSVRTPGGTSLEVPWDKVAAVKDIILLKEAVELPPEAIQPAAAIPEPAVSAPRPKIEIPFLKRREERICLYCGKPATWIPQYQRWYCYNCQRYL, encoded by the coding sequence ATGAGCGTTCAGAGATCGGAGCTCATCGGGAAGCGTGTGTACGACCAGCAGGCGAAGCTCATCGGCGAGGTTGTGGATGTCGTTCTGAAGATAGGTGAGAAGGAGATAAGCCTCTCTGTGCGGACGCCGGGCGGCACTTCGCTCGAAGTACCGTGGGACAAGGTCGCAGCCGTGAAAGATATCATCCTCCTGAAGGAGGCTGTTGAGCTCCCGCCCGAAGCCATCCAGCCAGCTGCAGCTATCCCGGAGCCAGCCGTATCCGCGCCGAGACCTAAGATAGAGATCCCGTTCCTCAAGAGGAGGGAGGAGAGGATCTGCCTCTACTGCGGCAAGCCCGCCACCTGGATCCCCCAGTACCAGCGCTGGTACTGCTACAACTGTCAAAGGTACCTCTAG
- a CDS encoding SPFH domain-containing protein, producing the protein MPQVIEWVSPGPEDIVWRYPNENIEWGAQLIVREYEVAVFFRDGKAYDVLGPGRHTLTTANLPLLTAVLSRIAGYPTTPFKATVIFVSTKQFRGMFGGRTQTSELAPLMFRGSYWFKVADPKVFVVEVVGGQSLYTSQEVSEFVRGFINERLIKFLAGYDLATVFTRVDEVSFKAKAFVLEELRRIGLELIDLKFEGIDTTPEYRDRLFWLRQTGAAAYVLQMDTAKEVARELGKSPGAAVGAGVVMIPPLLAPPPAQPPAAAAPAAAPAAAAPAAPPTKACPQCGRQAPIDALFCPYCGYRFPPPSRKCPSCGRDVPGDAAFCPYCGTRLQ; encoded by the coding sequence ATGCCGCAGGTTATTGAGTGGGTGAGCCCGGGCCCCGAGGATATCGTGTGGCGCTACCCTAACGAGAACATTGAGTGGGGCGCGCAGCTGATCGTGCGCGAGTACGAGGTAGCGGTGTTCTTCCGGGACGGGAAAGCTTACGACGTGCTCGGCCCCGGCAGGCACACTTTAACCACCGCGAACCTGCCGCTGCTCACAGCTGTTCTTTCGAGGATCGCGGGCTACCCTACGACACCGTTCAAGGCTACCGTGATCTTCGTCTCGACGAAGCAGTTCCGGGGAATGTTCGGCGGCAGGACGCAGACCTCGGAGCTCGCACCGCTGATGTTCAGAGGCAGCTACTGGTTCAAGGTAGCGGACCCGAAGGTCTTCGTCGTGGAGGTTGTGGGAGGGCAGAGTCTCTACACGAGCCAGGAGGTGAGCGAGTTCGTTAGAGGGTTCATCAACGAGAGGCTTATCAAGTTCCTCGCGGGCTACGACCTCGCCACAGTCTTCACTAGAGTGGACGAAGTCTCCTTTAAGGCGAAGGCGTTCGTCCTCGAGGAGTTAAGGAGGATCGGGCTGGAGCTCATCGACTTGAAGTTCGAGGGTATCGACACGACGCCGGAGTACAGGGACAGGCTCTTCTGGCTGAGGCAGACGGGGGCGGCAGCTTACGTCCTGCAGATGGACACCGCGAAGGAAGTAGCGAGAGAGCTAGGCAAGTCGCCCGGAGCCGCCGTCGGCGCCGGCGTGGTAATGATACCTCCGCTGCTCGCACCACCCCCAGCCCAGCCCCCTGCAGCCGCTGCGCCGGCAGCCGCGCCAGCTGCCGCCGCGCCCGCAGCTCCACCGACGAAAGCTTGCCCGCAGTGCGGTAGGCAAGCACCCATCGACGCTTTGTTCTGCCCGTACTGCGGCTACCGCTTCCCGCCGCCCTCCAGGAAGTGCCCGAGCTGCGGGAGGGACGTTCCCGGAGACGCTGCCTTCTGCCCGTACTGCGGGACTAGGCTGCAGTAG
- a CDS encoding protoglobin domain-containing protein, which yields MSENSEFAARIVEMGKRCRSFLNITPDDVQALRAMAGRVAASADAIVSAAASSLLADPEGRECVQRSGLTLERAAELFKYWLAAVFGGDYGDRHAILVAKIGLAHVKSGVKEQLMVETMGAFARELAGLSSNTAEAVAVVKALYWNLSIMLYSYSIVREVVRKRAIGVDEKLYERLIQVFAKEVYGELSSALKEAEKQL from the coding sequence GTGAGCGAGAACAGCGAGTTTGCTGCGCGTATAGTGGAGATGGGTAAGCGGTGCAGAAGCTTCCTCAACATAACTCCAGACGATGTGCAAGCGCTCCGGGCGATGGCTGGCCGCGTCGCGGCCTCTGCAGACGCTATCGTTAGCGCTGCTGCGAGCTCGCTGCTAGCTGATCCTGAGGGCCGGGAGTGCGTTCAGAGGTCCGGCTTAACCTTGGAGAGAGCTGCAGAGCTGTTTAAGTACTGGCTCGCTGCAGTTTTCGGCGGTGACTACGGCGATAGGCACGCGATCTTAGTTGCGAAGATCGGCCTCGCTCACGTGAAAAGCGGTGTGAAGGAACAGCTTATGGTAGAGACGATGGGAGCTTTCGCTAGAGAGCTCGCCGGCCTCTCCTCGAATACAGCTGAAGCTGTTGCAGTAGTTAAAGCCCTTTACTGGAACCTGAGCATCATGCTCTACTCGTACAGCATCGTGAGAGAAGTCGTGCGGAAGAGAGCGATCGGCGTTGACGAGAAGCTCTACGAGAGGCTGATCCAAGTCTTCGCGAAAGAAGTCTACGGCGAGCTTTCGAGCGCTTTAAAGGAAGCTGAAAAACAGCTTTAA